TAAACCGGAAGACCCAAATTACGGTCGGCTAACCGGAATTGTACTGGAGATATCCCCCAACCCAGTTGGTGATCAGCAGATACAAAGGGTGGAACCCATTCAAATAACGGTTGGAGCAACGGGGACTCCGAACACCCAAAAAACCTCTGTGACAGATAGTGAACAAGCCCGGCGCCTGGCACGTACTGTTGCCGATTTCTATAATATTCCCCTTGAGCAAGTAAAGGTTGTGGAGGGTAGCTAAGAACTTGCGAAGCCAAGTTTTACAAAAAGTTTTTCTCTAAAGAGATAAGGAGGCTGTTCTATGAGCTGGTTTAAAAAACTGGTTGGTGACGGCGAAGTTGACGGGCCCAAAAAGGAACAACTAAAGAGAATAAAAATTATGGTTGTTGGTGCAGCCCTTGGCATAGGTTTGCTTTTTTTAGGAGGTCTAGGGGATGAAAAAAAAGCTCAAGCCCCGCCAGTAAAAGAAAAGGTTGAGGTAATAACGAAAGAAAATGAATCCATCAAAAACATCATGGCCTCTGAGGAAGAGTATCTGTCAGGGAAATTATGCCAGATGTTAGAGCAGATAGATGGTGCCGGTAAAGTAAAGGTAACCATTCGGTTAGAAAATTCCACTCGTACAGAATATGCCATTAATACATCCACTGGCAAAAAAACCACCCAGGAGAAAGATCAAACTGGCGGAACCAGAACCCTTACCGAGGATACGGATACTGGCCAACTGGTATTGGTGACCCGTAATGGAGAGGAAACCCCTGTTATGAGTAGAGAGATTGCACCCACCGTGGCCGGTGTATTGGTGGTAGCAGATGGAGCCAATGACCCAAGGGTGAAGGCACAATTGTTCCGAGCTGCACAGGTTTCTCTGGGGGTAGAACCACAGAAAGTTATTGTGATGGCAAAAAAGGCAGGTGAATAACATGTCTAAACGATTCTGGTTCTTAGGACTTTTAACCCTAGTGGGAATTACTTTATTGGTCGTAGGTTCCCAAGGGGGCATTGGTAATTTCAAAGAAACTACAAATCTTACTAATGCTCCCCATGTACAAGCCAGTACTCAGGATAAAAATAATTCGCCCAATGCCAAGGAAAACAGCATTGTAAAGCCGGATAGTAATCCTTCGGGTAATGCTGTGGAAGTAAAGAAAGGAGAAATTGATCAGAACGAAGATGTCCTAAAGGATACCAGTGGTTTTTTTGTTGAATATCGCTTGGAGCGGGAAAGAAGCCGTGGGCACCAAATAGAAATAGCCAGAGAAATTATCAATAATACTAATTCAGACCCGGATATTCGAAAAAAAGCCCAGGAGCAATTGTATGTGATTAGCAACCGTTTACAAAAAGAACTGGAAGTGGAAAGTTTAATTCGGGCCAAGGGGTATCAAGATTCTGTGGTATTCTTAGAAGGAAAAACCGTTACGGTTGTAATTCAAGCAAAGGATTTAAATCAAGAAGACGCAGTTAAGATAACGGACCTGGTGTCACGCAGTACCCAGGTTGAAGCCCAAAATATTGTTATTATACCTAAGAACTAAAGGGAGAAAGATGTACAAAAATATTAGTCACAAAGAAGGCTTTTTATCAAAACCATAGAATATTGTATACTTAGACTTCTTTAGTAGCCTTTCCTTTACTCCTTCTATATAATCTAGAGTAGGAAAATAAAATACTTTTTCGGCAACTGACGGACCCGCTCAGGTTGTTGCAGATTTACAATGACCTGAGTTTTCTGTTGCATTGTGCTGGGGGAGGAGGAAAAATGTCTCATCATTTAAAAATTACCGATACAACATTACGTGACGCACACCAGAGTCTGTGGGCAACCCGTATGGCCACGGAAGACATGTTGCCCATTTTGGAAAAATTAGATCAAATGGGGTATCACTCCTTAGAAGTGTGGGGCGGAGCAACCTTTGATGTTTGCCTGCGCTTTCTGAACGAAGATCCCTGGGAACGTCTTCGGTTGATTAGGAAGTACGTTAAAAACACCCCCTTACAAATGCTACTCCGAGGACAGTCTCTGCTGGGATATATGCATTACCCTGACGATGTGCTGGAAGCATTTATTCATAAAACCGTGGAAAACGGTATGGATATCATCAGAATTTTTGATGCTTTAAACGATATTCGAAATATGGAAAAGGCGATTCAAGCCACCAAGGCTGCCGGGGCCCATGCCCAGGCAACGGTGGTCTATACCGTAAGCCCGGTGCATACAACCGAACACTACCTGGAAACTGCCCTGCGGCTGGAGGAAATGGGTGCTGATTCTATTTGTATAAAAGATATGGCCGGCCTTCTGGCACCTTTTAAATCTTACGAATTAGTTAAATTATTCAAAGCCCATTTACAGGTACCTGTGCAATTGCACTGTCACTATATTGGTGGTATGGCAGTGGGAGCTTATCTAAAGGCCGCAGAGGCTGGTGTAGATGTGGTGGACACTGCTTCGGTTCCCATGGCCTTTGGTGCTTCGCAGCCACCGGTAGAAACCGTTGTAAGGGCCCTGAAAGGAACCCCCTATGATACTGGACTAAGTATGAAGGCACTGTTTGAAGTGGCTCAGTATTTTGAAGATATTCGCAAAGTGCTGGGACAGCAACGGGGTGTAACACGCATCAGTGACATGCGGGTGTTTGAACATCAGGTCCCTGGTGGTATGATTTCCAACCTAGTGTCCCAGCTAGAGGAGCAAAAGGCGCTGCATCGGCTGGATGAGGTTTTGGAAGAAATTCCTAGGGTGAGAGAAGAACTGGGCTTCCCGCCGCTGGTAACACCCACCAGTCAAATTGTTGGAACCCAAGCTGTTTTAAATGTCTTAACCGGGCAACGGTACAAATTAATTCCCGGTGAAGTAAAACTTTATGTTGAGGGCTACTACGGCCAACCCCCGGCCACCATTGATCCTTCGGTTAGTCGCAAGGTCCTAGGGGATAAGGAAGCTATCAGCTGCCGACCCGCTGACTTATTAGAACCCAAACTGGATAAACTAAGAGATGAGATTAAGGATTTAGCCATTAGCCAAGAGGATATATTAAGCTATGCTATGTTCCCCCAGGTAGCACGCAAATTTTTTGAAGCGCGCAAAAGAGGAGAAACAGGTCCACAGAGGAAGGAAGCTTCGATTAAACCAGGGGCGCCTGCCGATTTTAGTGGCACCAAGAGTACCAAGGAGGCTAAGAACGTGAACCTTAGTGAATTAAAAGAACTAATTAAGGTATTAGATCAAACAGATATTACAGAAATAGACCTGGAGAGTGATGGTGTTAAAGTATCCATCCGTAAAGGTGGAAAAGTGTCTGCCACTGTAACACCTGCGGCACCACAAAAGACAGCGGAAACACCGGTGACTGAAGCACCTAAAACAGGTGAAGCTTCTGTGGCACCGGAAGTTCCTGTGGTTTCAACCCAGCCCACAGAGGATTTAATCCCTGTTACCGCACCGATGGTGGGTACCTTTTATAGAGCACCATCTCCGGATGCCGACCCCTTTGTTAACGTAGGAGATATTGTAGAAAAGGGTCAAACTCTTTGTATTGTTGAAGCTATGAAATTAATGAACGAAATTGAAGCAGAGCAAGCTGGTGAAATTGTCCAAATCATGGTGGAAAACGGCCAGCCCATTGAATACGGACAAAATCTCTTCATGATTAGAAAAAAGTAGGGTGACAGATGTTTAAAAAGATATTAATTGCAAACAGGGGTGAGATTGCCCTTCGCATCATTCGTGCCTGCCGGGAGTTAAACATCAAAACAGTCATGGTTTACTCAGAGGCTGACAGAGACAGTTTGCCTGTACGGCTGGCAGATGAGGCCTATTGCATCGGGCCGGCTCCCTCTAGTAAAAGTTACTTAAATATAACCAACATCATTAGTGCAGCCGAAGTATCTGGTGTAGATGCAATTCATCCCGGCTATGGCTTTTTAGCCGAAAATGCAAACTTTGCCGAAATATGTGAGGATTGTGGCATCGCATTTATTGGTCCTTCTCGTCATGCCATCGAATTTATGGGTAATAAAGCCCTGGCCCGCAATACCATGATCAAGGCCAATGTGCCGGTGGTTCCTGGTTCTGAAGGGGCCGTCAGTGATGAAGAAGAGGTCATTCGTATTGCCAAAGAAATTGGTTATCCTGTATTGATTAAGGCATCTGCGGGCGGCGGCGGCCGTGGTATGAGGGTGGCACACAGTGAAGAAGACTTACTGAAAGCCATCAATACTGCTAAGAACGAAGCCCAAGCGGCCTTTGGTAATGGCGATGTTTATTTAGAAAA
This genomic interval from Desulforamulus reducens MI-1 contains the following:
- a CDS encoding SpoIIIAH-like family protein, whose product is MSKRFWFLGLLTLVGITLLVVGSQGGIGNFKETTNLTNAPHVQASTQDKNNSPNAKENSIVKPDSNPSGNAVEVKKGEIDQNEDVLKDTSGFFVEYRLERERSRGHQIEIAREIINNTNSDPDIRKKAQEQLYVISNRLQKELEVESLIRAKGYQDSVVFLEGKTVTVVIQAKDLNQEDAVKITDLVSRSTQVEAQNIVIIPKN
- the accB gene encoding acetyl-CoA carboxylase biotin carboxyl carrier protein translates to MSHHLKITDTTLRDAHQSLWATRMATEDMLPILEKLDQMGYHSLEVWGGATFDVCLRFLNEDPWERLRLIRKYVKNTPLQMLLRGQSLLGYMHYPDDVLEAFIHKTVENGMDIIRIFDALNDIRNMEKAIQATKAAGAHAQATVVYTVSPVHTTEHYLETALRLEEMGADSICIKDMAGLLAPFKSYELVKLFKAHLQVPVQLHCHYIGGMAVGAYLKAAEAGVDVVDTASVPMAFGASQPPVETVVRALKGTPYDTGLSMKALFEVAQYFEDIRKVLGQQRGVTRISDMRVFEHQVPGGMISNLVSQLEEQKALHRLDEVLEEIPRVREELGFPPLVTPTSQIVGTQAVLNVLTGQRYKLIPGEVKLYVEGYYGQPPATIDPSVSRKVLGDKEAISCRPADLLEPKLDKLRDEIKDLAISQEDILSYAMFPQVARKFFEARKRGETGPQRKEASIKPGAPADFSGTKSTKEAKNVNLSELKELIKVLDQTDITEIDLESDGVKVSIRKGGKVSATVTPAAPQKTAETPVTEAPKTGEASVAPEVPVVSTQPTEDLIPVTAPMVGTFYRAPSPDADPFVNVGDIVEKGQTLCIVEAMKLMNEIEAEQAGEIVQIMVENGQPIEYGQNLFMIRKK